From a region of the Mauremys mutica isolate MM-2020 ecotype Southern chromosome 12, ASM2049712v1, whole genome shotgun sequence genome:
- the LOC123345678 gene encoding olfactory receptor 14A16-like, whose amino-acid sequence MSNQTAVTEFLLLGFSDVRELQILHFVVFLVLYLLSLVGNLLIFIAIDLDHHLHTPMYFFLMNLSVLDLGSVSVTIPKSMVNSLMNTRWISYSGCVAQVFLFAFFASADYAILTIMAYDRYVAICQPLYYETVMNRRACVQMAGSAWISVFLYSAVHTGNTFAISFCGGNMVDQFFCEIPQLLKLACSGSVLSELGLLIFSLFLCLSCFVFIIVSYVQIFTTVLRSPSEQGQYKAFSTCLPHLIVVSLLVDTSTFAYLKPIFSSPAARNLMVAVLYSVLPPMMNPIIYSMRNKELKSALSKLIGWRLFIKN is encoded by the coding sequence atgtccaaccaaaccgctgtgaccgagttccttctcctgggattctctgatgttcgggagctgcagattttacacttTGTGGTATTTCTAGTTCTTTACCTTTTATCGCTGGTGGGAAACCTTCTCATCTTCATAGCCATAGACCTTGACCATCACCTTCACACTcctatgtacttcttcctgatgaatctgtcTGTTCTAGACCTCGGTTCTGTCTctgtcaccatccccaaatccatggtgaactccctcatgaacaccagATGGATTTCTTATTCTGGATGTGTTGCTCAAGTCTTTCTCTTTGCCTTCTTTGCTTCAGCAGATTATGCCATACTGACTATCATGGCATATGAtcgatatgtcgccatctgccaaccattGTATTATGAGACTGTGATGAATAGGAGAGCTTGTGTACAAATGGCAGGCAGTGCCTGGATCAGTGTTTTTCTCTACTCTGCAGTGCACACTGGAAACACGTTTGCAATATccttctgtggaggcaacatggtggatcagttcttctgtgaaattccCCAGCTCCTCAAACTCGCCTGCTCTGGCTCAGTTCTCAGTGAACTTGGGCTTCTCATCTTTAGTTTATTCTTATGCTTAAGCTGCTTTGTTTTCATAATTGTttcatatgttcagatcttcaccaCAGTGCTGAGAagcccctctgagcagggccagtataaagccttctccacctgccttcctcacctcattgtggtctccTTGCTTGTTGACACTTCCACTTTTGCGTACCTGAAACCCATCTTCAGCTCTCCAGCAGCTCGGAATCTCATGGTGGCAGTTCTCTATTCTGTGTTGCCACCAATGATGAATCCAAttatctacagcatgaggaacaaggagctCAAAAGTGCACTGAGTAAACTGATAGGTTGGAggttatttattaaaaattaa